The following coding sequences lie in one Jonesia denitrificans DSM 20603 genomic window:
- a CDS encoding MMPL family transporter codes for MSTALYNLGRYLSRHKIATVLTWLMIIVLSVAAAVLSGGKFNDNLSIPGTEAQEGLEVLAERFPQVSGASGQLLLQAPDGADIRDYRTDIEQIVADGNAIEDVAIVSNPFEEGGASSFSPDGENVLLQIQLDVQLGSISDATLDGFRDLADDVTASTDLTAHVGGGMFQMTSVHFSIAEVLGVGVALIVLAITFGSLIAAGIPIVTAIIGVAVSMLLVITAGAFTDISSTTPTLAIMLGLAVGIDYALFIISRHRSQLADGLDVTESIARAGATAGSAVIFAGMTVIIALCGLGVAGIPFLTVMGLAAAAAVAIAVLIAITLLPAVLALLGEKLRPRRRHTPGEAKPTARWVKITTSHPWWTLVACVVLLGVAAIPAKDLTLALTDNGSQPVGTDVRDTYDLVADAYGEGFNAPILVTADIIASDDPLGVVQALSDDIEAIDGVASIGIATPNMTADLGMVQLVPQWGQTDPRTAELVHDIREQADRWEEDLGIDNVTVTGQVAAGIDISEKLSNALLPFGAVVVGLSLVLLLVVFRSIAVPIKATLGYLLSILASFGLTWAVFGWGWAAAALNVDTTGPIISFMPIIVMGVLFGLAMDYEVFLVSRIREEYVHTGDARGAILTGYTESARVVSAAAIIMIAVFGSFVPMGDAIIKPIAFSLAVGVFIDAFLVRMTLVPAVLAILGDRAWALPRWLERTMPHLDVEGTGLEKRLAQQEWAAHNPGVAVRVENMVLHDTRDHALVSGLSLTATTGDVLLVRSTDTLARQATLAAVTGRHRIESGVVTIADCVQPEERNRLRRRSAFTVNTVTLSTLSAWVESVLTDRHGAHVVAVDTADLLIAPGSGGRVDAATLDALCEVLAPLHAEGIVTFVGTAADADPAVVVTALTSRILPSSSVPAHATPIEESL; via the coding sequence ATGTCGACCGCGCTGTATAACCTCGGCCGTTACCTTTCCCGGCACAAAATCGCCACTGTCCTCACCTGGCTCATGATCATTGTGCTCAGTGTGGCTGCGGCGGTGTTGTCTGGTGGAAAGTTCAACGACAACCTCTCCATTCCCGGCACTGAAGCACAGGAGGGGTTAGAGGTCCTTGCCGAACGGTTCCCGCAAGTCTCCGGGGCAAGTGGCCAGCTACTCCTGCAAGCCCCTGATGGCGCCGACATTCGGGACTACCGCACCGACATTGAGCAGATCGTCGCGGACGGTAACGCCATCGAGGACGTCGCCATTGTGTCCAACCCGTTTGAGGAGGGTGGCGCATCGTCGTTCTCCCCTGACGGAGAGAACGTCTTGCTGCAAATCCAGCTTGATGTGCAGTTGGGCAGTATTTCCGATGCGACCCTTGACGGGTTCCGTGACCTTGCCGACGACGTCACTGCGTCCACTGACCTCACGGCTCATGTGGGTGGCGGCATGTTCCAGATGACCTCGGTGCATTTCTCGATTGCTGAGGTGTTGGGGGTTGGGGTCGCACTCATTGTCTTGGCGATCACTTTTGGGTCGTTGATTGCTGCGGGTATTCCGATCGTCACCGCGATCATTGGTGTGGCGGTGTCGATGTTGCTTGTTATCACCGCTGGAGCTTTCACGGATATTTCTTCCACGACTCCCACGTTGGCGATCATGCTTGGGTTGGCTGTGGGCATCGACTATGCGTTGTTCATTATTTCCCGGCACCGATCCCAGTTGGCCGACGGGCTGGATGTCACAGAGTCCATCGCGCGGGCTGGTGCGACTGCAGGGTCAGCGGTGATCTTCGCCGGGATGACGGTCATTATTGCTTTGTGTGGGTTGGGGGTTGCCGGGATTCCGTTCCTCACGGTCATGGGTCTTGCTGCGGCTGCGGCTGTGGCGATCGCTGTGTTGATCGCGATCACGCTCCTTCCCGCAGTCTTAGCTTTACTTGGTGAGAAGCTTCGACCACGGCGCCGCCACACCCCCGGCGAGGCGAAACCCACTGCCCGGTGGGTAAAGATCACGACCAGTCACCCGTGGTGGACGCTTGTAGCGTGTGTGGTGTTGCTTGGCGTTGCCGCTATTCCGGCAAAAGACCTGACCTTGGCGTTGACGGATAACGGTTCGCAGCCGGTGGGCACCGATGTGCGGGACACCTACGACCTCGTTGCCGATGCGTACGGGGAAGGTTTTAACGCTCCGATTCTTGTGACCGCTGACATTATTGCCTCCGATGATCCGCTGGGGGTTGTTCAGGCATTGTCTGATGACATCGAGGCTATTGACGGGGTGGCGTCGATTGGAATTGCCACCCCGAATATGACAGCCGACTTGGGCATGGTTCAGTTGGTGCCCCAGTGGGGGCAAACAGACCCACGAACCGCTGAGTTGGTCCACGATATTCGTGAGCAGGCTGACCGGTGGGAAGAGGACCTGGGCATTGACAATGTCACGGTGACTGGGCAGGTCGCAGCAGGTATTGATATTTCGGAGAAGTTGTCCAACGCACTGTTGCCGTTTGGGGCGGTTGTGGTGGGCCTGTCACTGGTACTGCTCTTGGTGGTCTTCCGCTCGATTGCGGTACCAATCAAGGCAACACTGGGCTACTTGTTGTCGATTCTTGCCTCGTTTGGGTTGACGTGGGCTGTGTTTGGGTGGGGCTGGGCGGCTGCCGCTCTCAACGTGGATACCACCGGCCCGATCATTTCGTTCATGCCGATCATTGTGATGGGTGTGTTGTTCGGTTTGGCCATGGACTATGAGGTGTTCTTGGTGTCGCGTATTCGCGAGGAATACGTGCACACAGGCGATGCGCGTGGCGCGATCCTCACCGGATACACCGAGTCGGCGCGCGTGGTATCAGCGGCGGCAATCATCATGATCGCTGTGTTTGGGTCGTTTGTTCCCATGGGGGATGCGATCATCAAACCGATTGCGTTTTCGTTGGCAGTTGGGGTTTTCATTGACGCGTTTCTTGTGCGCATGACCCTGGTTCCAGCAGTGTTGGCGATCCTTGGAGATCGGGCGTGGGCGCTGCCCCGCTGGTTGGAACGCACCATGCCGCACTTGGATGTGGAAGGAACAGGACTGGAGAAGCGGCTCGCTCAGCAAGAATGGGCCGCCCACAACCCGGGTGTCGCTGTCCGCGTGGAGAACATGGTGCTGCATGACACCCGCGACCACGCGCTCGTGTCAGGGTTGTCGCTCACCGCAACAACCGGTGATGTTCTTCTTGTTCGGTCCACCGACACGTTGGCCCGCCAAGCAACCCTGGCTGCGGTCACCGGGCGGCACCGCATCGAATCCGGTGTGGTCACTATTGCTGACTGTGTCCAACCCGAGGAACGGAACCGGTTGCGACGCCGCTCAGCGTTCACGGTGAACACTGTCACCCTGTCCACACTGTCCGCCTGGGTGGAATCGGTCCTCACCGACCGTCATGGCGCTCATGTGGTGGCTGTTGACACCGCCGACCTGTTGATAGCGCCAGGGTCCGGGGGTCGGGTGGATGCGGCAACTCTCGATGCGCTGTGTGAGGTGCTTGCACCGTTGCACGCTGAAGGGATTGTCACGTTTGTGGGAACAGCAGCAGACGCGGACCCTGCTGTGGTCGTCACCGCGTTGACCTCTCGTATTCTTCCTTCGTCTTCTGTCCCGGCTCACGCCACCCCTATTGAGGAGTCACTGTGA